A genomic window from Treponema maltophilum ATCC 51939 includes:
- a CDS encoding NUDIX hydrolase produces the protein MEKINEFAFCPACGKREAAYEDGRKWRCAACGFTLYNNTASAVGLIIPVKTEDGLSVLCIKRGREPRKGYYALPGGFTDPDESAERACMRECREETGLTPVSLRYVCSAPNTYKYKHIVYKTCDLFFEALLPEPEPSALNALCAEDADEIKGYKLFPVSNAESVDTIPLAFPSAAYALKTWIKEKKPS, from the coding sequence ATGGAAAAAATCAATGAGTTTGCGTTTTGCCCCGCTTGCGGCAAGCGCGAAGCGGCGTATGAAGACGGACGCAAGTGGCGCTGTGCAGCCTGCGGCTTTACCCTGTATAATAACACGGCGTCGGCGGTCGGTTTGATTATTCCCGTAAAAACGGAAGACGGCTTGTCGGTACTGTGCATAAAACGCGGGCGCGAGCCGCGCAAAGGCTATTACGCACTGCCCGGCGGCTTTACCGATCCGGACGAAAGCGCCGAACGGGCATGCATGCGCGAGTGCCGCGAAGAAACGGGCTTGACTCCCGTATCGCTGCGGTACGTGTGCAGCGCGCCGAATACCTACAAATACAAACACATCGTCTATAAAACCTGCGACCTTTTTTTTGAAGCGCTCCTTCCCGAACCGGAACCTTCCGCGCTGAACGCGCTGTGCGCCGAAGACGCCGACGAAATAAAAGGCTACAAACTTTTCCCGGTATCAAACGCCGAATCGGTCGACACCATTCCGCTCGCCTTCCCGTCGGCAGCCTATGCGCTTAAAACGTGGATAAAGGAAAAAAAGCCGAGTTAA
- a CDS encoding ATP-binding cassette domain-containing protein, with amino-acid sequence MIQVRAEHVSFVYPDRGIRALDDVSFTVNRGEYVALLGANGSGKSTLARILAGFLPCTQGSASIEAGGETASCTGAGIVFQSPRDQIVAETVAADTAFGPENIGAVPGEVEKRCAECLSLTGLSAVRDAKTSSLSPGQKQKLALAGILALHPSVLILDEATSMIDPLSRQSILDFLDERHAAGSTIIHVTHDLDEALKAERVIVLDDGRAVFDGPTKSLQNGANAIIKKLFPPLVRRAERHAAHPAEKPKARDDCKSARIESADLPALSFSKVDFAYTKENPVFADFSFDFYKGKLTALVGASGSGKSTLFELASGLLKPETGTVYARGTPVLALQESESALFEEFAADDVAFGLRNDLQNNSADVQSLRDKVRCAMNLCALPFDLFADRKIYTLSGGERRKLALAGIAVLEREVYLFDEPTAGLDRPSCVQVLNMMADLAAQGKTVVFSTHRPEEAAFADVIADLDVLRAGTGKAGPGNADTVNTGVDATAGTNPLHKNALQPVPLADTALLDSLRRTSAGIYEKRASVLHRMTPLVKIALFLPFFITSLCVQNIRLLAAATLCALAYCALSRFSFAKLALIFLKFLPYLAVFALFQFLLFPTAPGEAVFFAWRHFSITPSKLDLATRTVLHVTAALPFLSGFMYSANRSELLDGLKKTLSPLDKIGIKTKYVSLTFALVFRFIPVLAEEASQIIKIQLIRGGLKKKRGVFRSLRALLPLFVPLIVQTLRRAEAFAETLEARRF; translated from the coding sequence ATGATTCAAGTGCGCGCCGAACATGTAAGTTTTGTGTATCCCGACCGCGGTATCCGCGCTTTGGACGACGTGTCGTTCACGGTGAACAGGGGCGAATATGTCGCCTTGCTGGGTGCGAACGGATCGGGCAAAAGTACGCTCGCGCGCATTTTGGCGGGATTTTTACCGTGTACGCAGGGAAGCGCATCGATTGAAGCCGGCGGCGAAACGGCCTCATGCACGGGCGCCGGAATCGTCTTTCAATCGCCGCGCGACCAAATCGTTGCCGAAACCGTCGCCGCCGATACGGCCTTCGGTCCGGAAAACATCGGAGCCGTACCCGGCGAAGTCGAAAAACGCTGCGCCGAATGCCTGAGTCTGACGGGGCTTTCGGCAGTGCGCGATGCAAAAACCTCATCCCTTTCGCCGGGCCAAAAGCAAAAGCTTGCCCTTGCCGGCATTTTGGCGCTGCACCCTTCCGTGCTTATTTTGGACGAAGCGACATCGATGATCGATCCGCTTTCACGGCAAAGCATCCTCGATTTTCTTGACGAACGGCACGCGGCCGGTTCGACAATCATTCATGTTACGCACGACCTTGACGAAGCGCTCAAAGCCGAACGCGTTATCGTTTTGGACGACGGACGCGCGGTATTCGACGGCCCGACAAAATCTTTGCAAAACGGCGCAAACGCGATTATAAAAAAGCTGTTTCCGCCGCTCGTACGGCGCGCGGAAAGGCACGCGGCGCATCCTGCGGAAAAACCGAAAGCCCGAGACGACTGCAAAAGCGCGCGAATCGAATCGGCGGATCTTCCCGCCCTCTCGTTTTCCAAAGTCGATTTTGCCTATACAAAGGAAAATCCCGTGTTTGCCGATTTTTCGTTCGACTTTTATAAAGGAAAACTGACGGCTCTTGTCGGCGCATCGGGTTCGGGAAAATCGACGCTCTTCGAACTTGCTTCCGGCCTTTTAAAACCGGAAACCGGCACCGTGTACGCACGCGGAACACCGGTACTTGCACTGCAGGAAAGCGAAAGCGCCCTCTTTGAAGAATTCGCTGCCGACGACGTTGCCTTCGGCTTGCGAAACGATTTGCAAAACAACTCGGCGGACGTTCAATCTCTGCGCGATAAGGTACGGTGCGCCATGAACCTGTGCGCCCTTCCCTTCGATTTGTTCGCCGATCGGAAAATATACACGCTTTCGGGCGGCGAAAGAAGAAAGCTCGCCCTTGCCGGCATTGCCGTTTTGGAGCGGGAAGTCTACCTTTTCGACGAACCGACCGCGGGGCTTGACCGGCCTTCGTGCGTGCAAGTGCTGAACATGATGGCGGATCTTGCGGCACAGGGTAAAACCGTCGTCTTTTCAACGCACCGTCCGGAAGAAGCGGCCTTTGCCGATGTCATCGCCGACTTGGACGTTTTGCGCGCGGGTACCGGAAAAGCGGGCCCCGGAAACGCGGACACCGTAAATACGGGTGTCGACGCAACTGCGGGCACAAATCCGCTGCATAAAAATGCTTTGCAGCCGGTACCGCTTGCCGATACCGCTCTTTTGGATTCTTTGCGCCGCACATCGGCAGGCATATATGAAAAGCGCGCAAGCGTTTTGCATCGCATGACGCCGCTTGTAAAAATCGCGCTTTTTTTGCCGTTCTTTATCACATCTCTGTGCGTGCAGAACATCCGCCTGCTCGCAGCCGCAACCCTTTGCGCCCTTGCGTACTGCGCGCTTTCGCGTTTTTCGTTTGCAAAGCTTGCGCTGATATTTTTAAAGTTTTTGCCGTATCTTGCCGTGTTTGCCCTGTTTCAGTTTTTACTGTTCCCGACCGCACCGGGCGAAGCGGTGTTTTTTGCATGGCGGCATTTCAGCATTACGCCGTCAAAGCTTGACTTGGCGACGCGCACCGTGCTGCATGTAACGGCCGCGTTACCGTTTTTAAGCGGCTTTATGTATTCGGCAAACAGAAGCGAATTGCTCGACGGCTTAAAAAAGACTCTTTCGCCCTTGGATAAAATCGGCATAAAGACAAAATACGTTTCTCTAACCTTTGCACTCGTGTTCCGCTTTATACCCGTTTTGGCCGAAGAAGCTTCGCAAATAATAAAAATCCAGCTTATCCGCGGCGGCCTTAAAAAAAAGCGCGGAGTGTTCCGCAGTCTGCGCGCTTTATTGCCCCTTTTTGTACCGCTTATCGTACAAACGCTGCGCCGTGCCGAAGCCTTTGCCGAAACGCTCGAAGCGCGCCGTTTTTAG
- a CDS encoding purine-nucleoside phosphorylase, producing MATPHNSAAKGDIAPTVLFPGDPLRAQYVAEHYFKNPRQVTGVRNVLGFTGTWQGKKVSVMASGMGGPSAGIYAYELYTWYGAERIIRIGTAGGLQPFLKLGDLVLAMSASTDSNYAYQFNLPGTFNPCADFDLLKKAADAASSRGFRYHAGAVFSSDMFSDYNALGSKESWQGWSAMGCLVQDMETYALYCTAARLGKKALSILTHTDSCVTGKGLPKSKRMSALEPMFETALACV from the coding sequence ATGGCAACACCTCATAACAGCGCCGCAAAAGGCGACATAGCACCGACCGTCCTTTTTCCCGGCGATCCGCTTCGTGCCCAATACGTGGCGGAGCACTATTTTAAAAATCCGCGTCAGGTAACGGGCGTGCGTAATGTACTCGGCTTTACGGGCACTTGGCAGGGCAAAAAAGTAAGCGTTATGGCTTCGGGTATGGGCGGACCTTCCGCGGGCATTTATGCGTACGAATTATACACGTGGTACGGCGCGGAGCGTATTATCCGCATCGGAACGGCCGGCGGTTTGCAGCCCTTTTTAAAGCTCGGCGATTTGGTTTTGGCGATGAGCGCGTCTACCGATTCGAACTATGCGTACCAATTCAACCTTCCGGGCACTTTTAATCCCTGTGCCGATTTCGACTTGCTCAAAAAAGCGGCGGACGCAGCATCGAGCAGGGGCTTCCGTTATCATGCCGGAGCGGTATTTTCTTCGGATATGTTTTCCGATTATAACGCTTTAGGCAGCAAAGAATCGTGGCAGGGCTGGTCGGCAATGGGTTGTTTGGTGCAGGACATGGAAACCTATGCGCTCTATTGTACGGCGGCGCGCTTGGGCAAAAAAGCGCTGTCGATTCTTACGCATACGGATTCCTGCGTAACGGGCAAGGGCTTGCCCAAATCGAAGCGCATGAGCGCCCTCGAGCCCATGTTTGAAACGGCGCTTGCTTGCGTGTGA
- a CDS encoding BrnA antitoxin family protein — MTVTEAKYNLTKERIEQLKALNDEPVGTSDIPELTEVDFMQMYRPVKQPLSIRLDADVILWLKSYGKGYQSRINAILREAMNTEQNMHAL, encoded by the coding sequence ATGACTGTTACGGAAGCAAAGTACAATTTAACAAAAGAAAGAATTGAACAGCTGAAAGCTCTGAACGATGAACCCGTGGGTACTTCCGATATTCCCGAATTAACGGAAGTCGACTTTATGCAAATGTATCGTCCCGTCAAACAGCCTTTATCGATCAGACTGGACGCCGATGTTATTTTATGGCTTAAGTCTTACGGAAAGGGGTATCAAAGCCGCATAAATGCTATTTTGCGGGAGGCGATGAATACAGAGCAAAACATGCATGCTTTGTAA
- a CDS encoding pyridoxal phosphate-dependent aminotransferase, protein MEQNTREDRFSYLMRGIPPSGIRKFFDLIIGRDDIISLGVGEPDFATPWIIREEAFYHLEQGHTSYTSNWGLKELRDAVSSYLTKYNLHYSSKNEILITVGVSEAVDAVLRAILNPGDEIIICEPCYVSYQPLAALCGVKLIHLDTSKTDFYPTAEAIEKAITPKTKALMLCSPSNPTGRMIPEAELKKIAETVKKHRIWVLSDEVYCELTYDNHKHCSIGSFPGMKAYSVILNGFSKSFAMTGWRIGFLCCPSDLMEQIHKLHQYSSICAPIMSQYGALEGLRSGMDEVEKMRLSYQQRRNLMYKAFRDMGLSVTEPEGAFYMFPDIRFTGLTSEEFATELIEKHQVAVVPGSVFGACGEGFIRCCYATDIAKIKEALRRIGEMVQEYKR, encoded by the coding sequence ATGGAACAAAACACGAGAGAAGACCGCTTTTCATATCTTATGCGCGGCATTCCTCCGTCGGGGATCCGCAAATTTTTCGATTTGATTATCGGCCGCGACGACATTATTTCGCTGGGCGTCGGCGAGCCGGACTTTGCCACGCCGTGGATTATCCGCGAAGAAGCCTTTTATCACTTGGAGCAGGGACACACTTCGTATACGTCAAACTGGGGCTTAAAAGAACTGCGCGATGCGGTTTCTTCCTATTTAACAAAGTATAACCTGCACTACAGCAGCAAAAACGAAATATTGATTACGGTCGGTGTATCCGAAGCGGTTGACGCGGTGTTGCGTGCAATTTTAAATCCGGGCGATGAAATCATTATCTGCGAACCCTGTTACGTGTCCTATCAGCCGCTTGCGGCTCTGTGCGGCGTAAAGCTCATCCATTTGGATACGAGCAAAACGGACTTTTATCCGACAGCCGAAGCCATAGAAAAAGCGATTACGCCGAAAACAAAGGCGCTTATGCTCTGTTCGCCGAGCAATCCGACCGGCCGCATGATACCCGAAGCCGAATTGAAAAAAATTGCCGAAACGGTAAAAAAGCACCGCATTTGGGTACTGTCGGACGAAGTGTACTGTGAATTGACCTACGACAATCACAAACATTGTTCGATCGGTTCGTTTCCGGGCATGAAGGCATACAGCGTTATTTTAAACGGATTTTCAAAATCCTTTGCGATGACCGGCTGGAGAATCGGCTTTTTGTGCTGCCCGAGCGACTTAATGGAACAAATCCACAAACTGCACCAATATTCGTCGATTTGCGCACCGATTATGAGCCAGTACGGAGCGCTCGAAGGGCTGCGTTCGGGTATGGACGAAGTTGAAAAAATGCGGCTGTCCTACCAGCAGCGGCGCAATCTTATGTACAAAGCTTTTCGCGATATGGGACTTTCGGTTACCGAACCGGAAGGCGCTTTTTACATGTTCCCGGACATCCGCTTTACGGGCTTAACGTCCGAGGAATTCGCAACCGAATTGATCGAAAAGCACCAAGTGGCCGTTGTGCCCGGCTCGGTGTTCGGTGCATGCGGCGAAGGATTTATCCGCTGCTGCTACGCGACGGACATCGCAAAGATAAAAGAAGCCCTGCGCCGCATCGGCGAAATGGTACAGGAATATAAAAGATAA
- a CDS encoding Lrp/AsnC family transcriptional regulator, which translates to MEEILNLLRANARLSADDIAVMTKKTPDEVRSIIKKLEDEGVILKYAAIVNPEKINGEGASVRAEIEIQVTPEREHGFDAIAERIYRFPQVRALYLMSGSYDLKVIIEGESLQDVAFFVARKLSALEGVRSTKTHFILKTYKENDVVYVSGKTDGREGVTA; encoded by the coding sequence ATGGAAGAAATTTTGAATTTGCTGCGCGCGAATGCGCGTCTGTCGGCCGACGATATCGCCGTGATGACAAAAAAAACGCCCGACGAAGTGCGTTCAATCATAAAAAAACTTGAAGACGAGGGCGTTATTTTAAAATATGCGGCCATCGTAAATCCGGAAAAAATAAACGGCGAAGGCGCTTCGGTGCGCGCCGAAATAGAGATTCAGGTAACGCCCGAACGCGAACACGGCTTCGATGCAATCGCCGAGCGCATTTACCGCTTTCCGCAAGTGCGCGCGCTCTACCTTATGAGCGGCAGCTACGATTTAAAAGTGATTATCGAAGGCGAAAGTTTGCAGGACGTTGCATTTTTCGTTGCGCGCAAATTGTCGGCGCTCGAAGGCGTGCGGAGTACAAAAACGCACTTTATTTTAAAGACCTATAAAGAAAATGACGTCGTCTATGTAAGCGGAAAAACCGACGGACGCGAAGGGGTAACCGCTTAG
- the rpsD gene encoding 30S ribosomal protein S4, translated as MAIRQPKGKTVRRLGINIYGNPKYDKLLSRKPNGPGKERGMKKRGKMSVYGEQLKEKQKFRFAYGISERQFRNLFRKANRLHGVTSDNMISLMEQRLDNTIYRMGFAVSRAQARQMVSHAYFLINGKSVNIPSMCVSVNDVITTKDKKGIQNLIRHNLTVNQGARGSWLSIDNEALSATVTVLPAASDVQPVGHIQSVVEYYSRNA; from the coding sequence ATGGCGATTAGACAGCCTAAAGGAAAAACAGTCAGACGGCTCGGCATAAACATTTACGGAAATCCCAAGTACGATAAACTTTTAAGCCGCAAGCCGAACGGTCCCGGAAAAGAACGCGGCATGAAAAAACGGGGCAAAATGTCTGTTTACGGCGAACAGTTGAAGGAAAAACAAAAATTCAGATTTGCGTACGGCATTTCGGAACGTCAATTCAGAAACTTGTTTAGAAAAGCGAACAGACTGCACGGCGTTACAAGCGATAACATGATTTCATTGATGGAACAGCGCTTGGACAATACGATTTATCGCATGGGTTTTGCCGTCAGCCGTGCTCAGGCAAGACAAATGGTTTCACACGCATACTTTCTTATAAACGGTAAATCCGTAAACATTCCCTCGATGTGCGTGAGCGTAAACGACGTTATTACGACGAAAGACAAAAAAGGCATTCAAAATCTTATCAGGCATAATTTGACGGTTAATCAGGGCGCAAGGGGTTCGTGGCTTTCCATAGACAACGAAGCTTTGTCGGCGACGGTTACCGTGCTTCCCGCGGCTTCCGATGTGCAGCCGGTCGGACACATTCAGAGTGTCGTTGAATATTACTCGCGCAACGCATAA
- the pdxA gene encoding 4-hydroxythreonine-4-phosphate dehydrogenase PdxA yields MDGQSAQKPLIAVPIGDPAGIGPEIVAKAFADEQTQKSARCLAVGDRAVMERALRVTKSDLRIHAVQKAEDGIYERGVLNVLNIDNIDQARFAYGKVDGMCGRAAYEYIAKSVELALQKKVAAVATTPINKESLKAGGVNFIGHTEIFASLTNTKDPLTMFQVRNLRIFFLTRHVSLRQACDMVKKERIKDYVKRCRAMLKTLGVVAGTMAVAGLNPHSGEHGLFGSEEVTEVAPAVRELAEEGLPVCGPVGADSVFHLALQGKFNSVLSLYHDQGHIAAKTFDFERTVSITGGMSILRTSVDHGTAFDIAGTGQASAVSMIEAIRLAALYSPSFTAKT; encoded by the coding sequence ATGGACGGACAGTCTGCGCAAAAGCCCCTTATAGCCGTTCCCATAGGAGATCCTGCGGGAATCGGGCCGGAAATAGTCGCAAAAGCCTTTGCCGACGAACAAACACAAAAATCGGCGCGCTGTCTTGCGGTCGGTGACCGCGCAGTGATGGAACGGGCGCTGCGCGTTACAAAAAGCGATCTGCGCATTCACGCCGTACAAAAAGCCGAAGACGGCATCTACGAGCGCGGCGTATTGAATGTGCTGAATATCGACAATATCGATCAAGCGCGCTTTGCATACGGCAAGGTTGACGGCATGTGCGGAAGGGCCGCATACGAATATATTGCAAAAAGCGTCGAACTTGCCTTGCAAAAAAAAGTTGCCGCCGTCGCCACAACGCCGATAAATAAAGAATCGCTTAAAGCCGGCGGCGTAAACTTTATCGGCCACACCGAAATTTTTGCTTCTCTTACAAATACGAAAGATCCGCTTACGATGTTTCAAGTGCGCAATTTGCGGATTTTCTTTTTGACGCGCCACGTTTCGCTTCGGCAAGCCTGCGATATGGTAAAAAAAGAGCGCATCAAAGATTACGTTAAACGCTGCCGGGCAATGCTCAAAACCTTGGGCGTTGTGGCCGGCACTATGGCCGTTGCGGGTTTAAATCCGCATTCGGGCGAACACGGCCTTTTCGGCAGCGAAGAAGTAACCGAAGTGGCGCCTGCCGTCCGCGAATTGGCCGAAGAAGGCTTGCCGGTGTGCGGCCCCGTCGGTGCCGATTCGGTATTCCATTTGGCTTTGCAGGGAAAATTCAACAGCGTACTGTCGCTGTATCACGATCAGGGGCACATAGCCGCAAAAACGTTCGACTTTGAGCGCACCGTTTCGATAACCGGCGGTATGAGTATTTTGCGCACGTCGGTCGATCACGGCACCGCCTTCGATATTGCCGGCACGGGACAGGCAAGTGCCGTCAGCATGATTGAAGCGATCCGTTTGGCCGCCCTCTATTCACCTTCTTTTACCGCAAAAACTTGA
- a CDS encoding NAD(P)/FAD-dependent oxidoreductase codes for MHTDSQIQHLVDGYGNWVQQGGENKAGSCAFMTKNLYPYSAVFSPIQVNRMMIKNRVVMAPMGNLNMAEETGRPNAKMLQYFFARAKGGCGLLTTGLIPISHGIDPTVTELGKLSTFPRIDRTRTVMAGWRDLAQGVHAFGSRIFVQFTPGLGRVGPPMCVLTQTKFPKSASLNPNFYLPAVPCFPLTDVQLDKIVKNCGQAAADAKACLLDGVYLHGHEGYLLEQMTNRAFNRRVLGKYADPQRFGIELVKSIRKRAGDRYPIMYRIDLSLALNETYGADMKKISSLKKFTKGRSVQETLAYMENLVKAGVDMFDVDLGCYDNWWLPHPPSGMPSGCFLEVSEIVKKHFKEKGILSNAGVPVPIVAVGKLGYPDIAEQALRDGKCDMVMLGRPLLADENWCNKAYAGDVEKIRPCIGCQEGCINEFIEGGHPQCAVNPRTGFEDVFPLAEPKTDEVKKIGVIGGGPAGIVFALTAARRGHTVDLIESSGALGGRIVPGCMPKIKYDIRNYLDYLKNEVREAEKLPNFKLRLNQTATLPWLKEQKYDALVCAYGTKDITPRFEGTDSVKTVQAVELLVKPELASGAKKIAVIGGGVVGCETAYWLAYELGKDVSVVEMLPHMMEGTCTANRGHLLYYMKKANIRLLNCAKVVSFGKNIVNIVKNVSKGVPDPYNTWEPILPPNIANPFAKKIDENKTAPLSLEADLVVLAMGGKADESFFFEIQKERVAKEAYNIGDSHAAGRVLEATRAAYHLALRI; via the coding sequence ATGCACACAGACTCTCAAATTCAACATCTTGTTGACGGCTACGGTAATTGGGTTCAACAAGGGGGTGAAAACAAGGCCGGTTCATGCGCCTTTATGACGAAAAACCTGTATCCGTATTCCGCCGTTTTTTCACCGATTCAAGTAAACCGCATGATGATTAAAAACCGTGTGGTTATGGCGCCGATGGGAAACCTTAATATGGCCGAAGAAACGGGCCGTCCGAACGCCAAAATGCTTCAGTACTTTTTTGCGCGCGCAAAAGGCGGCTGCGGCTTATTGACTACGGGGCTTATTCCGATAAGTCACGGCATAGACCCGACGGTAACCGAGTTGGGTAAACTGAGTACCTTCCCGCGCATAGACCGCACGCGTACCGTTATGGCCGGCTGGCGCGACTTGGCGCAGGGCGTTCACGCTTTCGGGAGCCGCATTTTCGTTCAATTTACGCCGGGCTTGGGAAGAGTCGGACCGCCCATGTGCGTACTGACTCAAACGAAATTTCCCAAGTCGGCATCGTTGAATCCGAACTTTTATCTTCCCGCCGTTCCGTGTTTTCCGCTGACGGATGTTCAGCTCGATAAAATCGTTAAAAATTGCGGCCAAGCGGCCGCCGATGCAAAGGCTTGTCTGCTCGACGGCGTGTACCTGCACGGTCACGAAGGCTATTTGCTCGAACAAATGACGAACCGCGCATTCAACAGAAGAGTGCTGGGCAAATACGCCGACCCGCAGCGCTTCGGAATCGAACTGGTTAAATCGATCAGAAAACGCGCCGGAGACCGTTATCCCATCATGTACCGCATCGATTTGTCGCTTGCGTTGAATGAAACGTACGGCGCCGACATGAAAAAGATTTCTTCGCTTAAAAAGTTTACCAAGGGACGCTCCGTTCAGGAAACGCTTGCGTACATGGAAAACCTCGTAAAGGCCGGCGTCGATATGTTCGACGTCGATTTGGGCTGTTACGATAACTGGTGGCTGCCTCACCCGCCGTCGGGAATGCCCTCCGGCTGCTTTTTGGAAGTGTCGGAAATCGTTAAAAAGCATTTTAAGGAAAAGGGTATTCTTTCCAATGCGGGCGTGCCCGTGCCGATTGTTGCGGTCGGAAAACTCGGCTATCCCGATATTGCCGAACAGGCGCTGCGCGATGGAAAGTGCGATATGGTTATGCTCGGTCGGCCGCTTTTGGCGGACGAAAACTGGTGCAATAAAGCTTACGCCGGCGATGTTGAAAAAATACGCCCCTGCATCGGCTGTCAGGAAGGGTGCATAAACGAATTTATAGAAGGCGGGCACCCGCAGTGCGCCGTCAACCCCCGCACGGGCTTTGAAGACGTGTTCCCGTTGGCCGAGCCGAAAACCGATGAAGTGAAAAAAATAGGCGTTATCGGCGGAGGTCCTGCGGGTATTGTGTTTGCACTGACGGCGGCCCGGCGCGGTCATACCGTCGATTTAATTGAAAGTTCGGGCGCCCTCGGCGGAAGAATCGTTCCCGGCTGTATGCCGAAAATCAAATACGACATACGCAATTACCTCGACTATCTTAAAAACGAAGTGCGGGAAGCCGAAAAACTGCCGAACTTTAAATTGCGCCTTAATCAAACGGCGACGCTGCCCTGGCTTAAAGAACAAAAATACGACGCCCTTGTGTGTGCCTACGGAACAAAGGACATAACGCCGCGTTTTGAAGGCACCGATTCGGTAAAAACCGTGCAAGCCGTAGAACTGCTTGTAAAGCCCGAACTTGCATCAGGTGCGAAAAAAATCGCCGTTATCGGCGGCGGAGTTGTCGGCTGCGAAACCGCTTATTGGCTCGCATACGAACTGGGAAAAGACGTTTCCGTTGTGGAAATGCTGCCGCACATGATGGAAGGAACCTGCACGGCAAACCGCGGCCATTTGCTCTATTATATGAAAAAAGCGAATATCCGCTTGCTTAACTGCGCGAAAGTCGTTTCGTTCGGGAAAAATATCGTCAACATCGTAAAGAATGTTTCGAAGGGCGTGCCCGATCCGTACAATACGTGGGAACCGATTTTGCCGCCGAATATTGCAAATCCCTTTGCAAAAAAGATAGACGAAAACAAAACCGCTCCGCTCAGTCTTGAAGCCGATTTGGTTGTACTTGCGATGGGCGGTAAGGCGGATGAAAGCTTCTTTTTTGAAATTCAAAAAGAACGCGTTGCCAAGGAAGCGTACAATATCGGTGACAGTCACGCCGCCGGCAGAGTGCTTGAAGCAACCCGCGCCGCATATCACCTTGCATTGAGAATATAA
- the aat gene encoding leucyl/phenylalanyl-tRNA--protein transferase gives MSGNSAPHNGSDPDFPYFSVDSWFQFPDPQKSGTDIVGSGGNLSPGMLLSAYRQGIFPWYGKDEPILWWSPDPRFVLLPQDFHVPSRLDRAIKTNKSGFTYTMDKNFFEVIKACAALKRPEQDGTWITDAMIDSYAEFHRLGFAHSFETWQNGSLAGGFYGVLLGQVFFGESMFSFVPDASKCAFVRFVRAFGACGGKLIDSQVYTDHIARFGGKNISRDAFLRLEKSYLHTPLQANLKEAYILNAR, from the coding sequence ATGAGCGGCAATTCCGCCCCGCACAACGGAAGCGATCCGGATTTTCCGTATTTTTCCGTCGATTCGTGGTTTCAGTTCCCCGATCCGCAAAAGAGCGGTACCGACATAGTCGGGAGCGGCGGGAATTTATCGCCGGGCATGCTTCTTTCGGCCTACCGGCAGGGAATATTCCCCTGGTACGGCAAAGACGAACCGATACTGTGGTGGTCGCCCGACCCGCGTTTTGTGCTTTTGCCGCAGGATTTTCACGTTCCTTCGCGGCTCGACCGCGCAATAAAAACAAACAAAAGCGGCTTTACCTACACCATGGATAAAAACTTCTTCGAGGTAATAAAAGCCTGCGCCGCGTTAAAGCGGCCCGAACAGGACGGCACGTGGATAACGGACGCAATGATCGATTCCTACGCCGAATTCCACCGGCTGGGCTTTGCCCATTCGTTTGAAACATGGCAAAACGGAAGCCTTGCAGGCGGTTTTTACGGTGTGCTCCTCGGGCAAGTCTTTTTCGGCGAATCCATGTTCAGCTTTGTGCCGGATGCGTCAAAATGCGCTTTCGTACGCTTTGTGCGCGCATTCGGTGCGTGCGGCGGCAAACTTATAGATTCCCAAGTGTACACCGACCACATTGCCCGCTTCGGCGGTAAAAACATAAGCCGCGACGCCTTTTTGCGTTTGGAAAAATCGTATTTGCACACGCCCTTGCAAGCAAATCTAAAAGAAGCTTATATTCTCAATGCAAGGTGA